The following are encoded together in the Deinococcus soli (ex Cha et al. 2016) genome:
- a CDS encoding FtsW/RodA/SpoVE family cell cycle protein → MKYDLRFPVIIALLLAAGLLTVSTAALSPRASEGIFVKQVLGVLLAAVPLGVLWWAGRDRIYRFAPHLFGLALLLQASTLVIGKEVNGQKNWIMLGPLQFQPLEITKLALILMLALVLRGGFKGLPTYARALAVFLPAVGLVVVNDFGGAMVLSVMFGVMLLAARIPWWHAALAVLAVGVTVPTVLFPHLEPYQQKRLTIFVNPYQDPRGAGYQVIQSIIAVGSGGVEGKGYKQGSQSHNGFLPEAHTDFAFSTWAEEQGLVGALGVLALYGALFWGLAGMAAQSPRLQDQVLFAGILGQIGFQVIENIGAALSVLPLTGITLPLISYGLSSLVATLTTLGVAYVVYRDRLDGQI, encoded by the coding sequence GTGAAGTACGACCTGCGTTTTCCCGTGATCATCGCCCTGCTGCTGGCAGCGGGCCTGCTGACGGTCAGCACGGCGGCGCTGTCGCCGCGCGCCTCGGAGGGCATCTTCGTGAAGCAGGTGCTGGGCGTGCTGCTGGCGGCCGTGCCGCTGGGCGTGCTGTGGTGGGCGGGCCGCGACCGGATCTACCGCTTCGCGCCGCATCTGTTCGGGCTGGCGCTGCTGCTGCAGGCGAGTACCTTGGTGATCGGCAAGGAAGTGAACGGGCAGAAGAACTGGATCATGCTGGGGCCGCTGCAGTTCCAGCCGCTGGAGATCACGAAACTGGCGTTGATCCTGATGCTGGCCCTCGTGCTGCGCGGCGGTTTCAAGGGACTGCCGACGTACGCGCGGGCGCTGGCGGTGTTCCTCCCGGCGGTGGGACTGGTCGTCGTGAACGACTTCGGCGGCGCGATGGTCCTGAGCGTCATGTTCGGCGTGATGCTGCTCGCGGCGCGCATCCCGTGGTGGCACGCGGCGCTGGCGGTCCTGGCGGTCGGCGTGACGGTCCCGACCGTGCTGTTCCCGCACCTGGAACCGTACCAGCAGAAGCGCCTGACGATCTTCGTGAATCCGTACCAGGATCCGCGCGGGGCGGGGTATCAGGTGATCCAGAGCATCATCGCGGTCGGGTCGGGCGGCGTGGAGGGCAAGGGGTACAAGCAGGGCAGTCAGTCGCACAACGGGTTCCTGCCCGAGGCGCACACGGATTTCGCGTTCAGCACCTGGGCGGAGGAGCAGGGACTGGTCGGGGCGCTGGGGGTGCTGGCGCTGTACGGGGCGCTGTTCTGGGGGCTGGCGGGCATGGCGGCGCAGTCGCCGAGGTTGCAGGATCAGGTGCTGTTCGCGGGGATCCTGGGGCAGATCGGCTTTCAGGTGATCGAGAACATCGGCGCGGCCCTGAGCGTGCTGCCGCTGACGGGCATCACGCTGCCGCTGATCAGCTACGGCCTGAGCAGTCTGGTCGCCACCCTGACGACGCTGGGCGTGGCGTACGTGGTGTACCGCGACCGGCTGGACGGGCAGATCTGA
- the minE gene encoding cell division topological specificity factor MinE produces MFSWMKRGRSKETLKDRLELVLAYDRAQIPPGKVDALRNDLLEVVRRYFPAGNSSVEIEQRGDMVVLMANIPLDEPPTGGRTR; encoded by the coding sequence GTGTTTTCCTGGATGAAGCGGGGCCGCAGCAAGGAGACGCTCAAGGACCGCCTGGAGCTGGTGCTGGCGTACGACCGGGCGCAGATTCCGCCCGGCAAGGTGGACGCGCTGCGCAACGACCTGCTGGAGGTCGTGCGGCGCTACTTCCCGGCGGGGAACAGCAGCGTGGAGATCGAGCAGCGCGGCGACATGGTCGTGCTGATGGCGAACATCCCGCTGGACGAGCCGCCGACGGGTGGCCGCACCCGCTGA
- the minD gene encoding septum site-determining protein MinD: MNAKVIVVTSGKGGVGKTTTTANIGAALAKLGEKVAVIDVDVGLRNLDVVMGLESRVVFDLVDVLEGKCRMSQALIRDKRVENLYLLPASQTRDKDALDPEVFRGVVRDLVEQEGFTRILIDSPAGIESGFRTAAAPAEGALVVVNPEVSSVRDADRIIGLLEAQQVNEIRLVINRLRPKMVASGNMLSEADILDILGVKPIGIIPEDEGIIVSTNVGEPAVLGKTKAGEAFMATARRLKGEDVPYPKFEEDRGFLAALRRLFGGA, from the coding sequence ATGAATGCCAAGGTGATTGTCGTCACGTCCGGGAAGGGGGGCGTGGGCAAAACCACGACCACCGCGAATATCGGTGCGGCCCTCGCGAAACTCGGCGAGAAGGTCGCCGTCATCGACGTGGACGTGGGTCTGCGCAACCTCGACGTGGTGATGGGCCTGGAGTCCCGCGTGGTGTTCGACCTCGTGGACGTTCTGGAAGGCAAGTGCCGCATGAGTCAGGCGCTGATCCGCGACAAGCGCGTGGAGAACCTGTACCTGCTGCCCGCCTCGCAGACGCGCGACAAGGACGCGCTGGACCCCGAGGTGTTCCGGGGCGTCGTGCGGGATCTGGTGGAGCAGGAGGGCTTCACGCGCATCCTGATCGACTCCCCGGCGGGAATCGAGTCGGGGTTCCGCACGGCCGCCGCGCCGGCTGAGGGCGCGCTGGTCGTGGTGAACCCCGAGGTGTCCAGCGTGCGTGACGCCGACCGCATCATCGGGCTGCTGGAGGCGCAGCAGGTCAATGAGATCCGGCTGGTGATCAACCGCCTGCGCCCGAAGATGGTCGCGAGCGGCAACATGCTCTCCGAGGCGGACATCCTCGACATCCTGGGCGTGAAACCGATCGGGATCATCCCGGAGGACGAGGGGATCATCGTGAGCACGAACGTTGGCGAACCGGCGGTGCTGGGCAAGACGAAGGCCGGGGAGGCGTTCATGGCGACCGCGCGGCGCCTGAAGGGCGAGGACGTGCCGTACCCGAAGTTCGAGGAGGACCGGGGTTTCCTGGCGGCGCTGCGCCGCCTGTTCGGGGGGGCGTGA
- a CDS encoding S41 family peptidase, protein MNAPYTLTARPFLRVARAAGLTALLLGGSLAPARAQGVVSPAQDLFNRVNQLIQNEYGGLSGVDRAALTREYQTRLDNVCAPAPDTCAEAKAYPVVEAELTALGDEHSFFQTPEDYRDFRASVTGGNRLQFGVKLGALDGQNRVVTEVVPGSAAEEAGLRRGDVLLTIDGKAYTYENLRAAREKGQTITLGAERLGQPLALTITARESSTVDLPRLSFVPASTGQAAVIRIPTFLSGGGVAQRVHDLVGQAQARGASGVIVDLRGNTGGSLAECDSSVSAFVPNLTRLARSADGNARTVVSRGTRLEDGRLAGSVRNPNLWSGPMAVLVDEGSASCSEFFAFEIQYARRGPVLGEQTAGVGNTATRVFPVGEGALQLTILNYAKPDGTPYPVSVTPDVVREQNEATTRELTRGVDSLLSAGVDALSGAPTLGLNPFGRP, encoded by the coding sequence ATGAACGCCCCGTACACCCTGACCGCCCGGCCCTTCCTCCGCGTCGCGCGAGCGGCAGGCCTCACGGCGCTGCTGCTGGGCGGCAGCCTCGCGCCCGCCCGGGCGCAGGGCGTGGTGTCCCCCGCTCAGGACCTTTTCAACCGCGTCAACCAGCTCATCCAGAACGAATACGGCGGGCTGTCTGGCGTGGACCGCGCCGCGCTGACCCGCGAGTACCAGACCCGGCTCGACAACGTCTGCGCGCCTGCGCCCGACACCTGCGCCGAGGCGAAGGCCTACCCGGTCGTGGAGGCCGAACTGACCGCGCTGGGCGACGAGCATTCCTTCTTCCAGACGCCCGAGGACTACCGCGACTTCCGCGCCAGCGTCACGGGCGGCAACCGGTTGCAGTTCGGCGTGAAGCTGGGCGCGCTGGACGGCCAGAACCGCGTCGTGACCGAGGTCGTGCCCGGCAGCGCCGCCGAGGAGGCCGGGCTGCGGCGCGGGGACGTGCTGCTCACCATCGACGGGAAGGCGTACACCTACGAGAACCTCCGCGCGGCGCGCGAGAAGGGCCAGACCATCACCCTGGGCGCCGAGCGGCTGGGGCAACCCCTGGCGCTGACCATCACGGCGCGTGAGAGCAGCACCGTGGACCTGCCGCGCCTGAGCTTCGTGCCCGCCAGTACCGGTCAGGCCGCCGTGATCCGCATTCCGACCTTCCTGTCGGGCGGCGGGGTCGCGCAGCGCGTGCACGATCTGGTCGGGCAGGCGCAGGCGCGCGGCGCGAGCGGCGTGATCGTGGACCTGCGCGGCAACACCGGCGGCAGCCTCGCCGAGTGCGACAGCTCGGTCAGTGCGTTCGTGCCGAACCTGACCCGGCTGGCCCGCAGCGCCGATGGCAACGCCCGCACGGTCGTGAGCCGCGGCACCCGACTGGAAGACGGGCGACTGGCGGGCAGCGTCCGCAACCCGAACCTCTGGAGCGGGCCGATGGCTGTGCTTGTGGACGAGGGGAGCGCCTCGTGCAGCGAGTTCTTCGCGTTCGAGATCCAGTACGCCCGGCGCGGCCCGGTCCTGGGCGAGCAGACCGCCGGGGTGGGCAACACCGCCACCCGCGTCTTCCCGGTGGGCGAGGGCGCGCTGCAACTGACCATCCTGAACTACGCCAAACCCGACGGCACCCCCTACCCCGTCAGTGTCACCCCGGACGTGGTGCGCGAGCAGAACGAGGCCACCACCCGCGAACTCACGCGTGGCGTGGACAGCCTCCTGAGCGCCGGGGTGGACGCCCTGAGCGGCGCGCCCACCCTGGGCCTGAACCCCTTCGGGCGGCCCTGA
- a CDS encoding dihydrofolate reductase family protein encodes MTTFRVFIATSLDGFIARPDGRLDWLPGATPDGVPAPSGEDHGFGAFMAGVEVVVMGRATFGAVRAFRPWPYAGKRLVVLSRTLTAADIPEDLRREGVEVHPGPVEVLAADLREQGVGGVYVDGGRTVQAFLRAGLLDELTVTRVPVLLGEGIPLFGPLGGDVWWVHQGTQAFGSGLVQDSYRVRR; translated from the coding sequence ATGACGACCTTCCGGGTGTTCATCGCGACCAGTCTGGACGGGTTCATCGCGCGGCCCGACGGGCGGCTGGACTGGCTGCCGGGCGCCACGCCGGACGGGGTGCCCGCCCCGTCGGGTGAGGATCACGGCTTCGGGGCGTTCATGGCGGGCGTGGAGGTGGTCGTGATGGGCCGCGCGACCTTCGGGGCGGTGCGGGCGTTCCGGCCGTGGCCGTACGCGGGTAAGCGGCTGGTGGTGTTGAGCCGCACCCTGACGGCGGCGGACATCCCGGAGGACCTGCGGCGCGAGGGGGTCGAGGTCCACCCGGGGCCGGTGGAGGTCCTGGCGGCGGACCTGCGCGAGCAGGGCGTGGGGGGCGTGTACGTGGACGGCGGGCGGACCGTGCAGGCGTTCCTGCGGGCGGGACTGCTGGATGAGCTGACCGTGACGCGCGTGCCGGTGCTGCTGGGCGAGGGGATCCCTCTGTTCGGTCCGCTGGGCGGGGACGTGTGGTGGGTCCACCAGGGCACGCAGGCGTTCGGGTCTGGGCTGGTGCAGGACTCTTACCGGGTGCGGCGCTGA
- a CDS encoding aldo/keto reductase family protein → MEYRNLGRSGLKVSEVALGGWETYGINQDASAMVREIVTAAYEGGVNFFDQADIYAKGRSEELMGAALKEFPRHTLVISSKVYWPMSDDVNDRGLSRKHILHSIDGSLKRLGTDHLDIYFAHRYDPDVPMEEIVMAFDQVIRDGKALYWGTSMWPAARIAQAVEFARANGLHAPVTEQPEYSMIRRDRVEGEILPYTEEAGVGLVVWSPLAMGLLTGKYDAGKPEGARLTEKENWGKNFLTEENIQKVRDLKQVADDLGITRAQLALAWILRQKGVSSVITGATKVQQIEDTVKAAGVRLSSDAVEQIERILKR, encoded by the coding sequence ATGGAATACCGGAACCTCGGCAGGAGTGGTCTGAAGGTCAGTGAAGTCGCCCTGGGCGGCTGGGAAACCTACGGCATCAACCAGGACGCCTCGGCGATGGTGCGCGAGATCGTCACCGCCGCGTACGAGGGCGGCGTGAACTTCTTCGATCAGGCCGACATCTACGCCAAGGGCCGCAGCGAGGAACTCATGGGCGCCGCCCTCAAGGAGTTCCCCCGTCACACGCTGGTCATCAGCTCGAAGGTCTACTGGCCCATGAGTGACGACGTGAACGACCGTGGCCTGAGCCGCAAGCACATCCTGCACAGCATCGACGGGAGCCTGAAGCGACTGGGCACCGATCACCTCGACATCTACTTCGCGCACCGCTACGACCCGGACGTGCCCATGGAGGAGATCGTCATGGCCTTCGATCAGGTCATCCGTGACGGCAAGGCGCTGTACTGGGGCACGAGCATGTGGCCCGCGGCGCGTATCGCGCAGGCGGTCGAGTTCGCGCGGGCCAACGGCCTGCACGCGCCCGTCACCGAGCAGCCCGAGTACTCCATGATCCGCCGCGACCGCGTCGAGGGCGAGATCCTCCCCTACACCGAGGAGGCGGGCGTGGGCCTGGTCGTCTGGAGCCCCCTGGCGATGGGCCTGCTGACCGGCAAGTACGACGCGGGCAAGCCCGAGGGCGCGCGCCTGACCGAGAAGGAGAACTGGGGCAAGAACTTCCTGACGGAGGAGAACATCCAGAAGGTGCGCGACCTGAAACAGGTTGCGGACGACTTGGGCATCACCCGCGCGCAGCTGGCCCTGGCCTGGATCCTGCGCCAGAAGGGCGTGAGCAGCGTCATCACGGGCGCCACAAAGGTTCAGCAGATTGAGGACACCGTCAAGGCGGCGGGCGTGCGCCTGAGCAGCGACGCCGTGGAGCAGATCGAGCGCATCCTCAAGCGCTGA
- a CDS encoding alpha/beta fold hydrolase, with product MKRAALALLTLTTTLVACKPPQTPEADALKPFTGQKLNWTTCDPTILGSDDTDLFGALGTRLSCADLSVPLDWSNPGAGKASVSLIRYAAADSKKRQGSIFFNPGGPGGDGLPFAPLFGFYWENGVIDTPAAENLNAMTQQFDLIGFSPRGVGASTRLNCGTNELSAPIRPPATDRSEANIQAMIREGKLTALACQKNPITPFVNTDATARDLNLARQLMGDQKLNYIGYSYGTWLGSWYAKLFPEHTGRMLLDGNTSFNAPFEETFGFQPMAFERDFRDAVAPYLARQNAYFGLGATGSDVYATQNGLEENLRFITSRYIAQFMYGRDNLPLIGVVLKPAAVLSGLIRTNPAATTDELGALALKQTYFPDAETNDLARQLALMFLQIREDVRNPAPSPIELDASSSVFTAVTCNDTAWTTDLTAARARDEQDARSYPLLGGASVANACHQWKGGPSVKQPAIPANMPPVLMLQNELDPATAQEGALKALNSTPGAKMIFIDDEPQHAAFPYGTACVDTPITEYFLTGKMPTDKLSTCAALPLPGEKTVVPVKTLNVQSGALCFAQPILRSLSLREQRLSYAKLEMRRIIDRTAQGLLAGRTLRPDLNGQLTVRDCQ from the coding sequence ATGAAACGAGCGGCCCTCGCCCTGCTGACCCTGACGACCACCCTCGTCGCCTGCAAACCCCCCCAGACGCCCGAAGCGGACGCCCTGAAGCCCTTCACCGGCCAGAAGCTGAACTGGACCACCTGCGACCCCACCATCCTGGGCAGCGACGACACGGATCTGTTCGGGGCGCTCGGCACCCGCCTGAGCTGCGCCGACCTGAGCGTCCCCCTGGACTGGAGCAACCCCGGCGCCGGGAAGGCCAGCGTGTCCCTGATCCGCTACGCCGCCGCCGACAGCAAGAAACGCCAGGGCTCGATCTTCTTCAATCCCGGCGGCCCCGGCGGCGACGGCCTGCCCTTCGCGCCCCTGTTCGGTTTCTACTGGGAAAACGGCGTCATCGACACGCCCGCCGCCGAGAACCTGAACGCCATGACCCAGCAGTTCGACCTGATCGGCTTCTCCCCGCGCGGCGTGGGCGCCAGCACCCGCCTGAACTGCGGCACGAACGAACTGAGCGCCCCCATCCGCCCGCCCGCCACGGACCGCAGCGAGGCGAACATCCAGGCCATGATCCGTGAGGGGAAACTGACCGCCCTGGCCTGCCAGAAAAACCCCATCACGCCCTTCGTGAACACCGACGCGACCGCCCGCGACCTGAACCTCGCGCGGCAGCTCATGGGCGACCAGAAACTGAACTACATCGGGTACTCGTACGGCACGTGGCTGGGCTCCTGGTACGCCAAGCTGTTCCCCGAACACACCGGCCGCATGCTGCTCGACGGGAACACGTCCTTCAACGCGCCCTTCGAGGAAACCTTCGGCTTCCAGCCCATGGCCTTCGAACGGGACTTCCGTGACGCGGTCGCCCCGTACCTGGCGCGGCAGAACGCGTACTTCGGGCTGGGCGCGACCGGCAGTGACGTGTACGCCACGCAGAACGGCCTGGAAGAGAACCTGCGCTTCATCACCAGCCGCTACATCGCGCAGTTCATGTACGGCCGCGACAACCTGCCCCTGATCGGCGTCGTCCTGAAACCCGCCGCCGTGCTCAGCGGCCTGATCAGGACCAACCCCGCCGCCACGACCGACGAACTGGGCGCCCTGGCCCTGAAGCAGACGTACTTCCCGGACGCCGAGACCAACGACCTGGCCCGGCAGCTGGCGCTGATGTTCCTCCAGATCCGCGAGGACGTGCGTAACCCCGCGCCGAGCCCCATTGAGCTGGACGCGTCCTCCTCGGTGTTCACGGCCGTGACCTGCAACGACACCGCCTGGACCACCGACCTGACCGCCGCCCGCGCCCGCGACGAGCAGGACGCCAGGTCGTACCCGCTGCTCGGCGGGGCCTCGGTCGCCAACGCCTGCCACCAGTGGAAGGGCGGCCCCAGCGTCAAGCAGCCCGCCATTCCCGCGAACATGCCGCCCGTCCTGATGCTCCAGAACGAACTCGATCCCGCCACCGCGCAGGAAGGCGCCCTGAAGGCCCTGAACAGCACGCCGGGCGCGAAGATGATCTTCATTGACGACGAGCCGCAGCACGCCGCGTTCCCGTACGGCACCGCCTGCGTGGACACGCCCATCACCGAGTACTTCCTGACCGGCAAGATGCCCACCGACAAGCTGAGCACCTGCGCGGCCCTGCCGCTGCCCGGCGAGAAGACCGTCGTGCCCGTCAAGACGCTGAACGTGCAGAGCGGCGCGCTGTGCTTCGCGCAGCCCATCCTGCGCAGCCTCTCGCTGCGTGAGCAGCGGCTGAGCTACGCCAAGCTGGAGATGCGCCGCATCATCGACCGCACCGCCCAGGGCCTGCTGGCGGGCCGCACGCTCCGCCCGGACCTGAACGGTCAGCTGACCGTCCGCGACTGCCAGTAA
- the rimO gene encoding 30S ribosomal protein S12 methylthiotransferase RimO — MTEAVKPATAGARKVGFISLGCPKALVDSERILTQLRVEGYEVAPSYEDADAVIVNTCGFITPAVEESLNAIGEALDATGKVIVTGCLGERPEKIMERHPKVAAITGSEAVDDVMGHVRTLLPIETDAFTGLLPVAAPGTRAGAEQPAREDTRHGDVFAPSVKLTPRHYAYVKIAEGCNHTCSFCIIPKLRGLQVSRDAGAVLYEAFRLIAGGTKELMIISQDTSAYGVDVRYRESEFQGEQVRAHLTDLAVKLGEMGAWVRMHYVYPYPHVEKIVELMAAGKILPYLDVPLQHASPKVLRAMRRPGAGKQLDTIRRWREICPELVIRSTFIVGFPGETEEDFQELLTFLEDARLDRVGAFAYSDVEEADANALPGAVPQEVKEERLARFMEVAQRISAEKLVEKVGTVMDVIIDEFNDDEDDQPGTKLIGRTKGDAPGIDGQVYVYAADFAGAVKIGDIVRVRIEDSDEYDLYGEVVETPEWRPNVPQLGHFGKH, encoded by the coding sequence ATGACGGAAGCAGTGAAGCCCGCCACCGCGGGCGCGAGGAAGGTGGGGTTCATCAGCCTGGGGTGCCCGAAGGCGCTGGTGGACAGCGAGCGGATCCTGACGCAGCTGCGCGTCGAGGGGTACGAGGTCGCGCCCAGTTACGAGGACGCGGACGCGGTGATCGTGAACACGTGCGGGTTCATCACGCCCGCCGTGGAGGAGTCCCTGAACGCGATCGGCGAGGCGCTGGACGCGACGGGGAAGGTCATCGTGACCGGCTGCCTGGGCGAACGCCCGGAGAAGATCATGGAGCGCCACCCGAAGGTCGCGGCCATCACCGGGAGTGAAGCCGTGGATGACGTGATGGGGCACGTGCGCACCCTGCTGCCCATCGAGACGGACGCCTTCACGGGCCTGCTGCCGGTCGCGGCGCCCGGCACGCGCGCTGGGGCGGAGCAGCCCGCGCGCGAGGACACCCGGCACGGGGATGTGTTCGCGCCCAGCGTGAAGCTCACGCCGCGCCACTACGCGTACGTGAAGATCGCCGAGGGCTGCAACCACACCTGCTCGTTCTGCATCATCCCGAAACTGCGCGGCCTTCAGGTGTCGCGCGATGCCGGCGCGGTGCTGTACGAGGCGTTCCGCCTGATCGCGGGTGGCACGAAGGAACTCATGATCATCAGCCAGGACACCAGCGCGTACGGCGTGGACGTCCGCTACCGCGAGTCCGAATTCCAGGGCGAGCAGGTCCGCGCGCACCTGACCGACCTCGCCGTGAAGCTCGGGGAGATGGGCGCGTGGGTGCGCATGCACTACGTGTACCCGTACCCGCACGTCGAGAAGATCGTGGAACTCATGGCTGCGGGCAAGATCCTCCCGTACCTGGACGTGCCGCTGCAGCACGCCAGTCCGAAGGTGCTGCGCGCCATGCGCCGCCCCGGTGCGGGCAAGCAGCTGGACACCATCCGCCGCTGGCGCGAGATCTGCCCGGAACTGGTCATCCGCTCGACGTTCATCGTGGGCTTCCCCGGTGAGACCGAGGAGGACTTCCAGGAGCTGCTGACGTTCCTGGAGGACGCCCGCCTGGACCGCGTGGGGGCCTTCGCGTACAGCGACGTCGAGGAAGCGGACGCGAACGCGCTGCCCGGCGCGGTGCCGCAGGAGGTCAAGGAGGAGCGCCTGGCGCGGTTCATGGAGGTCGCCCAGCGCATCAGCGCCGAGAAGCTGGTCGAGAAGGTCGGGACCGTGATGGACGTGATCATCGATGAGTTCAACGACGACGAGGACGACCAGCCCGGCACGAAACTGATCGGCCGCACGAAGGGCGACGCGCCCGGCATCGACGGGCAGGTGTACGTGTACGCCGCCGACTTCGCCGGGGCCGTGAAGATCGGGGACATCGTGCGCGTGCGCATCGAGGACAGCGACGAGTACGACCTGTACGGCGAGGTCGTCGAGACGCCCGAGTGGCGCCCCAACGTGCCGCAGCTGGGTCACTTCGGCAAGCACTGA
- a CDS encoding prepilin peptidase, whose amino-acid sequence MTPDVLLVIFAGLLGLLVGSFSNVLIWRLPRGESVAFPPSHCPNCDHRLGVADLVPVFSWLSLGGKCRYCKSPIKARYPVVELLTGIGYAAIAALFPPLTVGWGALGLMVLFTLLLVGSAIDLDTYTIPDELTLPGVALGVLFGFLNGQAGVEGLPDLAGAVQGALLGAGVVVAINQFGSWVLRRFRERSFPEFPIGYQQISLGLLAGAWLGPWWGAGVGLLSTLVNVAARRVIRIPELLTLGGLLVSVMLGSAGYGPGMILMVQGALAAAGAVSLACGVYWWLHWRRHREDDGAADDTQVDASAMGFGDVKLAAVIGAFLGWERLLLALVVAVFAGAIFGVVQLATRSENRVKFGPFLALGAVVALLWGGALIGGYREMLGL is encoded by the coding sequence GTGACCCCTGACGTCCTTCTCGTGATCTTCGCCGGGCTGCTGGGCCTGCTGGTGGGCTCGTTCTCGAATGTGCTCATCTGGCGGCTGCCGCGCGGGGAGAGTGTCGCGTTCCCGCCCAGCCACTGCCCGAACTGCGACCACCGCCTTGGCGTCGCCGATCTGGTGCCCGTGTTCTCCTGGCTGAGCCTGGGTGGGAAGTGCCGCTACTGCAAATCTCCCATCAAGGCGCGCTACCCGGTCGTGGAACTCCTGACCGGGATCGGGTACGCGGCCATCGCGGCGCTGTTCCCGCCGCTGACGGTCGGCTGGGGCGCGCTGGGCCTGATGGTGCTGTTCACCCTGCTGCTGGTGGGCAGCGCCATCGACCTGGACACGTACACCATTCCCGACGAGCTGACCCTGCCCGGCGTGGCGCTGGGCGTCCTGTTCGGCTTCCTGAACGGACAGGCGGGCGTGGAGGGCCTCCCGGACCTTGCGGGCGCGGTGCAGGGCGCGCTGCTGGGCGCCGGGGTGGTCGTGGCGATCAACCAGTTCGGGTCGTGGGTGCTGCGCCGCTTCCGCGAGCGCTCCTTCCCGGAATTCCCCATCGGGTACCAGCAGATCAGCCTCGGCCTTCTGGCGGGCGCGTGGCTCGGGCCGTGGTGGGGGGCGGGCGTGGGCCTGCTGTCTACCCTGGTGAACGTCGCGGCGCGCCGCGTGATCCGCATCCCGGAACTGCTCACGCTGGGCGGGCTGCTCGTCAGCGTGATGCTGGGCAGCGCCGGGTACGGCCCGGGCATGATCCTGATGGTGCAGGGCGCTCTGGCGGCCGCTGGGGCGGTGTCGCTCGCCTGCGGCGTGTACTGGTGGCTCCACTGGCGCCGCCACCGCGAGGACGACGGCGCCGCCGACGACACGCAGGTGGACGCCAGCGCCATGGGCTTCGGGGACGTGAAACTCGCCGCCGTGATCGGCGCGTTCCTGGGCTGGGAGCGGCTGCTGCTGGCGCTGGTCGTCGCGGTGTTCGCCGGGGCGATCTTCGGCGTGGTGCAGCTCGCCACGCGCAGCGAAAACCGCGTGAAGTTCGGGCCGTTCCTCGCGCTGGGCGCCGTGGTGGCCCTGCTGTGGGGCGGCGCGCTGATCGGCGGTTACCGCGAGATGCTGGGCCTGTGA